AGCAGTGTTCAAGTGCTCCCTGTAGATAAAGGGCTGGAATTCAGTACATGGCTACAAAGCCAACCCAGTCCACTCACCATCCCGGAAGCTGGCCTGGGCCTGCCGAAGACTGTGAGGAACTAAGATTCCAAACCAGTTCAAGGGATCTTGAGGGACCACAGAGGTCCCTGACACTTGGGTCTTGGTAGGGCCCTTACGCCTGCGCAGAGCTGGAGAAAGAAAGGTTAAAGGCCATACAGTCTTCACGACCACAGTGAGTTTATTAATCTTAAGTTCACGGTTCTGGAAAACACTGAAGGTTAGAAATTTCCCCCAACAAGCCTAgtgcggtggtgcacgcctttaatccaagcactcgggaggcagaggcaggtggatctctgtgagttcaaggacagcctggtttacagagtaagttcctggacagctagggttgttacacagagaaaccttgtcttgaaaaaccaaaaaagacaaaaagaaaaagaaatttcccccaacctttttgtgtgtttagaaataGTACTACCTTTGCTTTTGTAATCCAGGTGACTCTGTGTCTACTGACTTCCAGAAGGGATGATTCTGTCTGCTGGTAACAAGATCACAGACCGACCCTGTCCCTCTTCCCTAAATGTTCTGGAAGACCCTGAAATTCCCCATTCTTTGTCTCAGGAATGATTAACTAGGATTAGAGGTTTATTTCCAAGGAACACTTAGATACAGAGATGCACATTTTCCACTCAGCTGATGGCCCTTCCTTTGACTGCAAAACCCATCCCACTATAAAACGGCCCACCTATAACCTCCTATCAAAGTATAAGGAAAAGCCGTCCTCCTAAGACATCCCGATGTCTCCAGCTTAGGTGCGCTCCATTaaccagatcccaaataaagCAAGCCTGAGTTTTGCCTTTAGCATTAAGAGCTGACAGGAGGAAAGCGAACTCACATGCCTCGCTGGGTCCCACTTCCTCGGGGGTCTGCGCATCAGCTTTGATCACCCTGAAGGTCTGGGGTCCATCCTGGCCCTcgctggaggagagaggaagatggatgGACCTCTGGCCACGCAGGCCTACGCCCTGCCCACCCCAGTCTACACGGAGGGCACCTCACCTGGCGCGCACGCAGATCTGAGGCTCCATACACGAGGCATACTGCAGGGGCCCTACGGACTTGGCGCCCATGGCATAGCGAGCCTTGGCGAGCGAGAACCATccctggggagacaggagaggcTCTAGACTCGGCTTCCCTCCCCGGGCCCGccatctgtccctccctccagTCCCCGCGGTCCACCTCCTCCACCCGGGCGTTCAACGCCGCCCGCTTCGCCTCCAGTTCCTCCAGGTCGCTGAGCAGCTGCAGGTACATCGAGTCCAACTCCTCTCGCAGGGCCGAGACCGCCATGGCCCAGCCGCTGTAGGGACGCGGAGGATCTAAGCCACCGCCTCCCAAGCCGCCTAACCACCGCtagcgcatgtgtgtgtgtgacagccaATCGGCGCCTGAGACCCGCCTTTAGGGGGCGGTCCTAGTCGTGGCCCGGAAGTCAAAGGCTACGACATCCGGGTGACCCGTATCAACGGCCGGGGCACTCCTGGCACCAGGGCGCCGGCTAGCGCTTGAAGTGTGGGACATTTCCTGAATCGGATGAACAGTCGGGCCTTAAGCTTAGCTCCAGGAAGTCGTCCATCTCGTTTTCCGCTTCCATGCTTCGGAAGCCGGCTGTTTGAACAGCTCACGGACTGGTGCAGCCGCGGGCGGACTCATTCATCTGAGCTGTCTTAAACCACGTGACCTCCCGCATCCAGGTGCTTGgttggctgcctggctggccaatAGCCTTGCGACGCCATTCGCCATCTTAACATGGGGCACTCTGGACGGCAGTCGAGTCGAGTGAAGAAGCCTCTCGAGGCCATCTTGGTTGAGGGCGGAAGTGAGCGCTGCGCGGTGCCGGCGGCTCCTAAAGAGTCCAGGCGCGTGTGGGAGCGGCGTTCAGCATGGTAGGATGTTAGAGTTCGCGTTTTAGCTTGACGGGGACGAGGGAACGGGGACTAATGGAGGGCTGGCCGGGTTGCTGGGTTGTGGTCCTCGGTGGTCGGAAGTAGATAGCGACCCTGTCTGTTCCCTAGCTCCGTCGGGAGGCTCGCCTGCGCCGCGAGTACCTGTACCGCAAGGCCCGGGAGGATGCGCAGCGATCGGTTCAGGAGAAGAAGGAGCGAGTCAAGCGTGCTCTTGAAGGTAATGCCTCTCTGGTCTGGTGGGGTACTAGTCCTTACTAGAGCATACCATACCGTGGTGTAAACGCGTTTGAACTCGTGTATTAGTGTGGCTGGACATCGTTCCGCTCTTTGCCTGTTAGGTAGGACCTCTCACTGGTTTCTGAATGGTCCCACCAGATGGTGGTATGGCTCTTTGTGCTCAGTCCTGTATGTTTACAGGCTGATTGTTAGTTTTGCTTACCGAAGTTTAAAACTTTGCCTTTCTTTGGTCCACACTTCCATTTGTCTCGTTAAATGAAGTTCCTGTATCACAAAGCTTAATTGGAAATGTCATATTTATCTCTGTTTTGTTATTTCTGTATCTAAAGAGCTTGATGTCTATCTGATAATATATCACCTCTGGTACCTCtgactaaattttcattttgcaGTTCCTAAGATTTATGACTATAAAGTATATATGTGTTAAGTAAAGTTTGAGTTAAGAAGCATAATGTTAGGGCTGGGATTTCACCTTAGTTGTTAGACTGCTTGCCTAACATGAAGGGGGCTCTGGATTGTGCCTCCAGCCTGACTAAACTGGGCCTGATAGCCTATGCCTCTAATCCCAAACTGGGGAGTTGGAGGCAAgcagatcataagttcaaggcttgCTCTGGCCgcatgagttccagatcagcttgGGCAGTATAAACATGTTAAGTGTCTGTGACCCATcttcataacttaaaaaaaaaaaaggtgactgtAAAGATGactcaagggttaagagcacttactgctcttacagaggacccaaattcatttcctagtacccacatggaaacacacacacacacacaaagattgaTATGTTAGCATTTATAATGATCACTATATTGAATATTGCATGAAAAGGAACCATTTATGTTCTATTAGTGTATGTGTTTGgatgctttatttatttgggtgGGGGTGCTCAGTATTGTTTCTAAGATCTGAAAGGTATGGCTAGACATTCCTTGTGAGTATCCCGGAGGATAGTCCGTTTCCTGTGGCAGATAGGAGCTTATTTTCAATTGGTCGCTAGAGTGTGCTGCTGCTGAGACCCCGCCTTCTACCCCCACGTGCTGGAGAACAGAACTGGGCCTGTGGATGGCGTGCTCAAGTGTGTTTTACTTTCCAGAGTGGACACACCACAGCTTAGCCCCTCGCTACCCCACTTTAGTCCACAGAAGAAATCTCTGACCCACAACCAGCTGAGGCCACTCACCTTGAAGTGTTCAGTGCATCAAGACTAGCAAtgttctttttatattgttttgctattattgttttagaggcagggtcttactttgtagccttggctgactttgtagaccagg
The sequence above is drawn from the Onychomys torridus chromosome 18, mOncTor1.1, whole genome shotgun sequence genome and encodes:
- the Ccdc115 gene encoding coiled-coil domain-containing protein 115 — its product is MAVSALREELDSMYLQLLSDLEELEAKRAALNARVEEGWFSLAKARYAMGAKSVGPLQYASCMEPQICVRASEGQDGPQTFRVIKADAQTPEEVGPSEASLRRRKGPTKTQVSGTSVVPQDPLNWFGILVPHSLRQAQASFRDGLQLAADIANLQTRIDWGRGQLRGLQKKLKELAPGPA